A window of Streptomyces sp. SAI-127 contains these coding sequences:
- a CDS encoding saccharopine dehydrogenase, whose amino-acid sequence MTELHLWLRHEVRSTERRTPVVPSDARRLVDSGVTLTVEESPQRIFPIEEYEAAGCGVAPAGSWASRAPLDAVVVGLKELPDEPAALPHRHLFFGHAYKEQPGALELLRRFAAGGGALLDLEYLVDDHGRRLAAFGYWAGYLGAALAVLQHRGRLSAPLTPTSQEELGEVLRPAAGDEEFRALVIGALGRSGRGARVALRAAGVEPACWDLEETRSLDRPALLAHDLLVNCVLATTPVPPFVREADLDDPNRRLRTLSDVTCDVGSPLNVLPVYDRVTEWAEPVRRLHKEPPLDLIAIDNLPSLLPEESSVGFSGSLLPLLLEFGVGGPWGRCLDRFHQACRELGIDEGEFRRV is encoded by the coding sequence ATGACCGAGCTCCATCTGTGGCTGCGCCACGAGGTCCGTTCCACCGAGCGACGCACGCCCGTCGTGCCGTCCGACGCCCGGCGGCTCGTCGACAGCGGGGTGACGCTGACCGTCGAGGAGTCCCCGCAGCGGATCTTCCCGATCGAGGAGTACGAGGCGGCCGGCTGCGGAGTCGCGCCCGCGGGGTCGTGGGCGTCCCGGGCGCCGCTGGACGCCGTGGTCGTGGGCCTGAAGGAACTCCCCGACGAGCCCGCCGCCCTGCCGCACCGGCACCTCTTCTTCGGGCACGCCTACAAGGAGCAGCCGGGCGCCCTGGAACTGCTGCGCCGGTTCGCCGCCGGGGGAGGGGCGCTCCTGGACCTGGAGTACCTGGTCGACGACCACGGCCGCAGGCTCGCCGCCTTCGGCTACTGGGCCGGCTACCTGGGTGCGGCCCTGGCCGTGCTCCAGCACCGGGGCAGGCTGTCCGCTCCCCTCACGCCCACCTCGCAGGAGGAACTGGGCGAGGTCCTGCGGCCCGCCGCCGGGGACGAGGAGTTCCGGGCGCTGGTGATCGGCGCCCTGGGCCGCAGCGGCCGGGGCGCGCGCGTCGCGCTCCGGGCCGCCGGGGTCGAGCCGGCCTGCTGGGACCTCGAGGAGACCCGCAGTCTGGACCGCCCCGCCCTGCTCGCCCACGATCTGCTCGTGAACTGCGTCCTCGCCACCACTCCCGTCCCGCCCTTCGTCCGCGAGGCGGACCTCGACGACCCGAACCGCCGCTTGCGCACCCTCTCCGACGTCACCTGCGACGTCGGCTCGCCCCTGAACGTCCTGCCGGTCTACGACCGCGTCACCGAGTGGGCCGAGCCCGTCCGCCGGCTGCACAAGGAGCCCCCGCTCGACCTGATCGCCATCGACAACCTGCCGTCGCTGCTCCCGGAGGAGTCCAGCGTCGGCTTCTCGGGGTCCCTGCTGCCCCTGCTGCTGGAGTTCGGGGTCGGCGGCCCCTGGGGGCGCTGTCTGGACCGGTTCCATCAGGCGTGCCGTGAACTCGGCATCGACGAAGGGGAGTTCCGTCGTGTCTGA
- a CDS encoding saccharopine dehydrogenase NADP-binding domain-containing protein yields the protein MSDLVPATGTVHWIGAGLSTGSGLAELCDTADRVRLWHRTEERAAEALAALGLTGRAEPRAYTLSALVAALAPGDVVVSMLPAPEHAGILAACARERAHFACSSYVSDAVLEQVPQAERAGIVVLTEAGLDPGIDHLFAHSLVAAARGVIGDATPASYSLTSYCGGVPAVPNDFKYRFSWAPAGVLNALRSPARYIDNGTPTTADRPWEATRRHVVDGETFEVYPNRDSLPFVEQYGLPAAWTPRTFVRGTLRLDGWLRAWEPVFEELRTGDDTRIAALAQELAARYPTTEADRDRVVLAVSLDVRAKDGRTWSGGYLLDLVGDEEDSAMARCVSRTLALGTGHILDGSLPAGLNRAAETAARSEQWLGELARDGVHFTLRVDQ from the coding sequence GTGTCTGACCTGGTCCCCGCGACCGGCACCGTCCACTGGATCGGCGCCGGGCTCTCCACCGGCAGCGGCCTGGCCGAGCTGTGCGACACCGCCGACCGGGTCCGTCTGTGGCACCGCACCGAGGAGCGTGCCGCCGAGGCCCTCGCGGCACTGGGGCTCACCGGACGGGCCGAGCCGCGCGCCTACACGCTGTCCGCGCTCGTGGCCGCACTGGCGCCCGGCGACGTCGTGGTGTCGATGCTGCCCGCGCCCGAGCACGCCGGGATCCTCGCCGCCTGCGCGCGCGAAAGGGCCCACTTCGCCTGCTCCAGCTATGTGTCGGACGCCGTCCTCGAACAGGTGCCGCAGGCGGAGAGGGCCGGGATCGTCGTCCTCACCGAGGCGGGCCTCGACCCGGGCATCGACCACCTCTTCGCGCACAGCCTCGTCGCCGCGGCCCGCGGTGTGATCGGCGACGCGACACCGGCGTCGTACAGCCTCACCTCCTACTGCGGCGGTGTCCCCGCCGTCCCGAACGACTTCAAGTACCGCTTCAGCTGGGCCCCCGCCGGAGTCCTGAACGCCCTGCGCTCGCCCGCCCGTTACATCGACAACGGCACCCCGACCACCGCCGACCGCCCCTGGGAGGCGACCCGGCGCCATGTCGTGGACGGTGAGACGTTCGAGGTCTACCCCAACCGCGACAGCCTCCCCTTCGTCGAGCAGTACGGACTGCCGGCCGCCTGGACACCGCGGACCTTCGTGCGCGGGACCCTGCGGCTGGACGGCTGGCTGCGCGCCTGGGAGCCGGTCTTCGAGGAGCTGAGGACCGGCGACGACACCCGGATCGCCGCCCTGGCCCAGGAACTGGCGGCCAGATACCCGACGACGGAGGCCGACCGCGACCGGGTCGTCCTCGCCGTCTCCCTCGACGTGCGCGCAAAGGACGGCCGCACCTGGTCCGGCGGCTACCTCCTCGACCTGGTGGGCGACGAGGAGGACAGCGCCATGGCCCGCTGTGTCTCCCGCACTCTCGCCCTCGGCACCGGTCACATCCTGGACGGCTCTCTCCCGGCCGGCCTGAACCGGGCGGCGGAGACTGCGGCCCGGTCCGAGCAGTGGCTGGGCGAACTGGCCCGCGACGGCGTCCACTTCACGCTCCGGGTCGATCAGTAG
- the ribA gene encoding GTP cyclohydrolase II, producing MTDKVGVLGKKAPQRTGVERVVNAPLPTVYGKFQAVGYLDHDRGDEQVALVYGDIGADDVLVRLHSECLTGDAFGSQHCECGDQLDAALRAVVKEGSGIVVYLRGHEGRGIGLLAKLRAMALQAEGLDTVEANLALGLPVDSRDYGVAAGIFHDLGVNSVRLMSNNPRKREALLRHGIKVAETVPLLITPCESNITYLRTKRERLDHVLPHLDAVAHLS from the coding sequence ATGACAGATAAAGTTGGCGTCCTCGGCAAGAAGGCACCACAGCGCACCGGCGTGGAACGCGTGGTGAATGCCCCGCTGCCCACCGTGTACGGGAAATTCCAGGCGGTCGGCTACCTCGATCACGACCGCGGTGACGAACAAGTCGCTCTGGTCTACGGTGACATCGGCGCGGACGATGTCCTTGTCCGCCTGCATTCGGAGTGCCTGACCGGTGACGCGTTCGGCTCCCAGCACTGCGAATGCGGCGACCAGCTGGATGCCGCGCTGCGGGCCGTGGTCAAGGAGGGCAGCGGCATCGTCGTCTACCTGCGGGGCCACGAGGGCCGGGGCATAGGACTGCTCGCCAAGCTGCGTGCCATGGCGCTCCAGGCGGAGGGCCTGGACACCGTCGAGGCCAACCTCGCGCTCGGTCTGCCGGTGGACTCCCGGGACTACGGCGTCGCCGCCGGGATCTTCCACGACCTGGGCGTGAACTCGGTCCGCCTGATGTCCAACAATCCGCGCAAGCGCGAGGCGCTGCTGCGGCACGGCATCAAGGTCGCCGAGACGGTGCCGCTGCTCATCACGCCGTGCGAGAGCAACATCACCTATCTGCGCACCAAGCGGGAGCGCCTTGACCACGTCCTGCCCCATCTGGACGCGGTGGCCCACCTGTCCTGA
- a CDS encoding ornithine cyclodeaminase family protein codes for MTDDVLFLSGPQVTRLLDADTAIASQRAAFTALGSGTADLPAKIMHPSRFDDSVLFAYVSRLSADSGAVAKFGSVNPGNAAAGLPTIHAVVSVLDPVTGRLAAVMDGAAVTTLRTAAASAVAVDALARPDSTDLAVLGSGTQALAHVRAIARVRDLTSVRLWSPTPRHRARAAETLAELGFPAEAVGSAEEAVSGASLVAACTLSTTPVVHGEWLAPGCTVVSVGSFEPTRREVDTDVLRRSATVVVDDPATAAEHAGPVVDALRTGLLTELVGLGDVLTGRAVARTAPGDIVYYNSVGLGIQDAAAAWAVVRAAKGERR; via the coding sequence ATGACCGACGACGTCCTCTTCCTGTCCGGACCGCAGGTCACCCGCCTGCTCGACGCGGACACGGCCATCGCCTCGCAGCGCGCGGCCTTCACCGCGCTCGGCTCCGGGACGGCCGACCTGCCGGCGAAGATCATGCATCCGAGCCGCTTCGACGACAGCGTGCTCTTCGCGTACGTCTCCCGGCTCTCCGCCGACTCCGGGGCCGTCGCGAAGTTCGGCAGCGTCAACCCGGGCAACGCGGCGGCCGGGCTGCCCACGATCCACGCCGTGGTCTCGGTGCTCGACCCGGTGACCGGCCGCCTGGCCGCCGTCATGGACGGTGCCGCGGTGACCACCCTGCGCACGGCCGCCGCGAGCGCCGTCGCCGTCGACGCGCTGGCCAGGCCCGACAGCACCGACCTGGCCGTGCTGGGCTCCGGCACCCAGGCTCTGGCCCATGTGCGGGCGATCGCCCGGGTGCGCGACCTGACATCCGTACGGCTGTGGAGCCCGACTCCGCGACACCGCGCCCGCGCCGCCGAGACCCTGGCGGAGCTCGGCTTCCCCGCCGAAGCGGTCGGCAGCGCCGAGGAGGCGGTGAGCGGAGCCTCTCTGGTCGCGGCCTGCACCCTGAGCACGACACCGGTGGTGCACGGTGAGTGGCTGGCGCCCGGGTGCACGGTGGTGAGCGTGGGGTCCTTCGAGCCCACCCGCCGGGAGGTGGACACCGACGTCCTACGGCGGTCCGCGACCGTCGTCGTGGACGACCCGGCCACCGCGGCGGAGCACGCCGGCCCGGTCGTGGACGCGCTCAGGACCGGGCTGCTGACCGAGCTCGTCGGGCTCGGCGACGTCCTGACCGGCCGAGCCGTGGCCCGGACGGCCCCCGGCGACATCGTCTACTACAACAGCGTCGGCCTCGGCATCCAGGACGCGGCCGCGGCCTGGGCCGTGGTGCGGGCGGCGAAGGGGGAGCGCCGGTGA
- a CDS encoding serine hydrolase domain-containing protein — MAQLRQEVDPAEVGLDGKALDRLDQHFAHYVDEGRMPGFLVSVARGGRVAHLTAHGHRDLAAGLPVEADTLWRIYSMTKPVTSVAALLLVEEGRLSLDDPVAEYLPAFAEPRVHVDGSGENLTTRPADGPIRIRHLMTHTAGLTFAFYHCHPVDALYREAGLESSVLPGSDLAETVAVYASLPLQFEPGTQWNYSVASNVLGRVIEIVSGQTLDAFFAERVLGPLGMTDAGFWVPDEQAHRLSELYGEKDDGTIEPVPGLPLRGRPRLLSGSGGMVASAYDVHRFAELLRRRGELDGTRLLSAETVDLMTSNHLPGGADLRAFGAKPAHDEPGNDGVGFGLGVSVVTDPARTLAPSSLGSYGWSGAASTTFWVDPGRDLTVQFFTQVRPKTLKLFPDLKRLVHEAVVD, encoded by the coding sequence ATGGCACAGCTTCGGCAAGAGGTCGATCCCGCTGAGGTGGGGCTGGACGGCAAGGCCCTGGACCGCCTCGACCAGCACTTCGCCCACTACGTCGACGAGGGCCGGATGCCCGGCTTCCTGGTGTCCGTCGCCCGCGGCGGACGCGTCGCCCACCTCACCGCGCACGGCCACCGTGACCTCGCGGCCGGCCTGCCGGTCGAGGCCGACACCCTGTGGCGGATCTACTCGATGACCAAACCGGTCACCTCGGTGGCCGCCCTCCTGCTGGTGGAGGAGGGACGGCTGTCGCTGGACGACCCGGTCGCCGAGTATCTGCCGGCGTTCGCGGAGCCCCGGGTCCACGTGGACGGTTCCGGCGAGAACCTCACCACCCGCCCGGCCGACGGTCCGATCCGGATCCGGCATCTGATGACCCACACCGCGGGTCTGACCTTCGCCTTCTACCACTGCCACCCGGTCGACGCCCTCTACCGCGAGGCCGGCCTGGAGTCGTCCGTGCTGCCGGGCTCGGACCTCGCCGAGACCGTCGCCGTGTACGCGAGCCTGCCGCTGCAGTTCGAGCCGGGCACGCAGTGGAACTACTCGGTGGCCTCCAACGTCCTGGGCCGGGTCATCGAGATCGTGTCCGGCCAGACCCTCGACGCCTTCTTCGCCGAGCGCGTCCTCGGGCCGCTCGGGATGACCGACGCCGGCTTCTGGGTGCCGGACGAACAGGCGCACAGGCTCTCGGAGTTGTACGGCGAGAAGGACGACGGCACCATCGAGCCGGTCCCCGGACTGCCGCTGCGGGGCCGCCCCCGCCTGCTGTCCGGCAGCGGTGGCATGGTGGCGTCCGCGTACGACGTCCACCGCTTCGCGGAGCTGCTGCGCCGCCGCGGCGAACTGGACGGCACCCGCCTGCTGTCCGCCGAGACGGTGGACCTGATGACCTCCAACCACCTCCCGGGCGGCGCCGACCTGCGCGCCTTCGGCGCCAAGCCCGCCCACGACGAGCCCGGCAACGACGGCGTCGGCTTCGGACTCGGCGTCTCCGTGGTGACCGACCCGGCCCGCACCCTGGCCCCTTCGAGCCTCGGGTCCTACGGCTGGAGCGGGGCGGCGTCCACGACCTTCTGGGTCGACCCGGGCCGCGATCTGACCGTGCAGTTCTTCACCCAGGTACGGCCGAAGACGCTGAAGCTGTTCCCCGACCTCAAGCGGCTCGTCCACGAGGCGGTCGTGGACTAG
- a CDS encoding FAD-binding oxidoreductase: MNTHAAGVVVIGGGVMGTSIARHLARAGVRDVVLVERDDLASGSTSKAAGGVRAQFSDELNIRLGARSLEAFGRFEEETGQDIGLHRVGYLFLLSTPEEVTSFEESVRLQNSLGVPSRMTDPAEARRLSPLITTDGLLAASFSPEDGHCTPESVVYGYAADARRHGATILRHTQVTGIELHGDDITGVVTSRGRIATGTVICAAGAWSREVGAMVGVDLPVEPLRRQIAVTEPVEGLPPDLPMTIDFTSSLYFHGEGPGLLLGMSDPDETPGFDTATHDRWIPRLAEAMTHRAPALLDLRRTGGWAGLYELTPDHNALIGEATSVSRFLYATGFSGHGFLQGPAVGEVVRDLYLGRVPFVDISPLSAGRFAADAPRPEANRV; the protein is encoded by the coding sequence GTGAACACGCACGCGGCCGGCGTCGTCGTGATCGGCGGCGGCGTCATGGGCACGAGCATCGCCCGCCACCTGGCGCGCGCGGGCGTACGGGACGTGGTGCTCGTCGAGCGCGACGACCTCGCCTCCGGCTCCACGTCGAAGGCCGCGGGCGGGGTGCGGGCGCAGTTCTCCGACGAGCTCAACATCCGGCTCGGGGCGCGCAGCCTGGAGGCGTTCGGCCGCTTCGAGGAGGAGACGGGGCAGGACATCGGGCTGCACCGGGTCGGCTATCTGTTCCTCCTGTCGACCCCGGAGGAGGTCACCTCCTTCGAGGAGAGCGTGCGCCTCCAGAACTCCCTCGGCGTCCCGAGCCGCATGACCGACCCGGCCGAGGCGCGCCGGCTGTCCCCCCTCATCACCACCGACGGCCTGCTCGCCGCCTCCTTCTCGCCCGAGGACGGCCACTGCACCCCCGAGTCCGTCGTGTACGGCTACGCCGCCGACGCCCGCCGCCACGGCGCGACGATCCTGCGGCACACGCAGGTCACCGGCATCGAACTGCACGGCGACGACATCACGGGCGTCGTGACGAGCAGGGGCCGGATCGCCACCGGCACGGTGATCTGCGCGGCCGGAGCCTGGTCGCGGGAAGTCGGCGCGATGGTCGGCGTCGACCTGCCGGTCGAGCCGCTGCGCCGCCAGATCGCGGTCACCGAACCGGTCGAGGGGCTGCCGCCCGACCTCCCCATGACCATCGACTTCACCAGCAGCCTCTACTTCCACGGTGAGGGCCCCGGCCTCCTCCTCGGCATGTCCGACCCCGACGAGACACCCGGCTTCGACACCGCCACCCACGACCGCTGGATCCCCCGCCTCGCCGAGGCCATGACGCATCGCGCCCCCGCCCTCCTCGACCTGCGCCGCACCGGCGGCTGGGCCGGCCTGTACGAGCTCACCCCCGACCACAACGCCCTGATCGGCGAGGCCACTTCGGTGTCCCGCTTCCTGTACGCGACCGGCTTCTCCGGCCACGGTTTCCTCCAGGGGCCGGCCGTCGGCGAGGTCGTCCGCGACCTGTACCTCGGCCGCGTACCCTTCGTGGACATCAGCCCGCTCAGCGCCGGCCGGTTCGCGGCCGACGCCCCGCGCCCGGAGGCCAACCGCGTATGA
- a CDS encoding glycosyltransferase family 4 protein, giving the protein MTDMTTGRAATLDYVPVQHSALKKAEIIPMSLRSVHFVMPGGVDDSTAPSGGNAYDRRVCLDLPGFGWQVERHAVAGSWPRPGAAARTELAHTLRDLPDDTVVLIDGLVACGVPEIIVPEAERLRLAVLVHLPLGDETGLEPNLALELDAKEREVLRAVPAVVATSDWAVRRLVSHHGLAPERVHVATPGADIAPLASGTDGVSRLLCVAAVTPRKGQHRLIEALAGAQDLPWSCVCVGGITQDPEYVASLRMLIKKYGLQDRLHLAGPQAGAELDASYAAADLMVLASYAETYGMAVTEALARGIPVLATDVGGLPEAVGRAPDGGVPGILVPPEDPAALAAELRGWFGEADVRRRLKAAARGRRAALDGWATTARSLAGVLGRLPSEPRRAA; this is encoded by the coding sequence GTGACCGACATGACCACCGGGCGGGCGGCCACGCTCGACTACGTGCCCGTGCAGCACTCCGCCCTCAAGAAGGCCGAGATCATCCCGATGTCCCTGCGGTCCGTGCACTTCGTGATGCCCGGTGGCGTGGACGACTCGACCGCGCCGAGCGGCGGCAACGCCTACGACCGGCGGGTCTGCCTGGACCTGCCCGGCTTCGGCTGGCAGGTCGAGCGCCACGCGGTGGCCGGCAGCTGGCCCCGGCCGGGAGCCGCGGCCCGTACCGAGCTGGCCCACACCCTGCGGGACCTGCCCGACGACACCGTCGTCCTGATCGACGGACTGGTCGCCTGCGGCGTCCCGGAGATCATCGTCCCCGAGGCGGAGCGGCTGCGGCTCGCCGTCCTCGTCCACCTGCCGCTCGGCGACGAGACCGGGCTCGAACCGAATCTCGCCCTCGAACTGGACGCCAAGGAGCGCGAGGTGCTGCGGGCCGTGCCCGCCGTCGTCGCCACCAGCGACTGGGCCGTACGGCGACTCGTCTCGCACCACGGCCTCGCCCCCGAGCGGGTCCATGTCGCCACCCCGGGTGCCGACATCGCCCCGCTCGCCTCCGGCACCGACGGTGTCTCACGGCTGCTGTGCGTGGCCGCCGTGACCCCCCGCAAGGGACAGCACCGGCTGATCGAGGCACTGGCCGGCGCGCAGGACCTGCCGTGGAGCTGCGTGTGCGTCGGCGGGATCACCCAGGATCCCGAGTACGTCGCCAGTCTGCGGATGCTCATCAAGAAGTACGGCCTCCAGGACCGCCTGCACCTCGCGGGACCACAGGCCGGGGCCGAGCTCGACGCCAGCTACGCCGCCGCCGACCTGATGGTCCTCGCCTCCTACGCCGAGACCTACGGCATGGCGGTCACCGAGGCCCTCGCGCGCGGCATCCCGGTGCTGGCCACCGACGTCGGCGGACTGCCGGAGGCCGTCGGCCGCGCCCCCGACGGCGGCGTGCCCGGCATCCTCGTCCCGCCGGAGGACCCCGCCGCCCTCGCCGCCGAACTGCGCGGCTGGTTCGGCGAGGCGGACGTACGACGCCGACTGAAGGCGGCTGCCCGGGGCCGGCGGGCCGCCCTGGACGGCTGGGCGACCACGGCCCGCAGCCTGGCCGGAGTACTCGGCCGACTCCCGAGCGAGCCCAGGAGGGCGGCATGA
- a CDS encoding creatininase family protein: MSGSGIRSAAYGLLPTDTTEDVRTRGAGVSTQVAVLPVGSFEQHGAYLPLATDTLVACAVAREIAAAYPVHLLPPVTISCSHEHAAWPGTVSISSVTLHAVVRDIAASLRRSGVEALVVVNGHGGNYVLGNVVQEASARGERMALFPAAEDWEAARVEAGVVTSLLTDMHAGEIETSILLHTDPECVRSGYETSDFVADDRRHLLTLGMSGYTDSGVIGRPSLGSAEKGKALLESLAASFGAYFSTLTAE, encoded by the coding sequence ATGAGCGGTTCGGGAATACGGTCGGCGGCGTACGGTCTGTTGCCGACGGACACTACGGAAGACGTACGGACGCGGGGGGCGGGCGTCTCAACGCAGGTCGCCGTCCTTCCGGTCGGAAGCTTCGAGCAGCACGGTGCGTACCTTCCCCTGGCGACCGACACGCTCGTCGCCTGTGCCGTCGCGCGGGAGATCGCCGCGGCGTACCCGGTGCACCTCCTCCCCCCGGTGACGATCTCCTGCTCGCACGAGCACGCGGCCTGGCCGGGGACCGTCAGCATCTCCTCCGTCACCCTTCATGCGGTGGTACGGGACATAGCGGCCTCGCTGCGCCGCTCGGGCGTCGAGGCCCTGGTCGTGGTCAACGGACACGGCGGCAACTACGTGCTGGGCAACGTCGTCCAGGAGGCCTCCGCCCGCGGCGAGCGAATGGCGCTCTTCCCGGCCGCGGAGGACTGGGAGGCCGCCCGTGTGGAGGCCGGCGTGGTCACCTCGCTGCTCACCGACATGCACGCGGGAGAAATCGAGACCTCCATTCTTCTGCACACCGATCCGGAATGTGTCCGGTCCGGTTACGAGACCTCCGATTTCGTCGCGGACGACCGTCGTCATCTCCTCACCCTCGGTATGTCCGGTTACACCGATTCCGGTGTCATCGGGCGCCCTTCACTGGGCTCGGCGGAAAAAGGGAAAGCCTTGCTGGAGAGCCTCGCGGCGTCCTTCGGTGCGTATTTCTCCACGCTCACCGCGGAGTAG
- a CDS encoding class I SAM-dependent methyltransferase — MRKTATKQSGKIPAQPGPWEVASVKPGVPSDAESVIPGAGPSTHPGERPTVRLRDAGPDDAPRYAPEWLELREGPDAAARAGDLIDPLRIRLANLPGKAGLVIHDLGCGTGSMGRWLAPRLDGPQHWILHDRDPYLLHFAAVASPRSAADGSRVTVETRRGDVGLLTPDALAGASLVTASALLDVLTREEIGTLATACTGAGCPALLTLSVAGRVELTPADPLDDEIADAFNAHQRRGGLLGPDAVTVACEAFSERGATVRLHPSAWRLGPAESALTAQWLRGWVGAAVEERPELKEPAERYLRDRLEACRAGELKVVVHHSDLLALSRPTDGAS, encoded by the coding sequence ATGAGGAAGACGGCGACCAAGCAGAGCGGGAAGATCCCGGCACAGCCGGGGCCGTGGGAGGTGGCTTCGGTGAAGCCCGGAGTTCCTTCCGACGCGGAATCGGTCATCCCCGGTGCCGGGCCCAGCACCCACCCCGGCGAGCGTCCCACCGTACGGCTCAGGGACGCGGGTCCCGACGACGCTCCCCGCTACGCCCCCGAGTGGCTCGAGCTCCGGGAGGGACCCGACGCGGCCGCGCGGGCGGGCGATCTGATCGACCCGCTGCGGATCCGGCTGGCGAACCTGCCGGGCAAGGCCGGCCTTGTCATCCACGACCTGGGCTGCGGCACCGGTTCGATGGGCCGCTGGCTGGCGCCCCGCCTGGACGGCCCCCAGCACTGGATCCTGCACGACCGGGACCCCTACCTCCTGCACTTCGCCGCGGTCGCCTCCCCGCGTTCCGCCGCCGACGGCAGCCGGGTCACCGTCGAGACCCGCCGCGGCGACGTCGGCCTGCTCACCCCGGACGCCCTCGCCGGCGCCTCCCTGGTGACGGCCTCCGCACTCCTCGACGTCCTCACCCGCGAGGAGATCGGGACCCTCGCCACGGCCTGCACGGGCGCCGGCTGCCCGGCCCTGCTCACCCTGTCCGTGGCGGGCCGCGTCGAACTCACCCCGGCCGACCCGCTGGACGACGAGATCGCCGACGCGTTCAACGCCCATCAGCGGCGCGGCGGACTGCTCGGCCCGGACGCCGTCACCGTCGCCTGCGAGGCGTTCTCCGAACGGGGCGCGACGGTACGGCTGCACCCGAGTGCCTGGCGCCTCGGTCCCGCCGAGTCCGCGCTCACTGCCCAGTGGCTGCGCGGCTGGGTCGGCGCGGCCGTCGAGGAGCGGCCCGAGCTGAAGGAGCCCGCCGAGCGCTACCTCCGGGACCGCCTGGAGGCCTGCCGCGCGGGCGAGTTGAAGGTGGTCGTCCACCACAGTGACCTGCTGGCGCTGTCCCGGCCGACGGACGGAGCGTCATGA
- a CDS encoding PPOX class F420-dependent oxidoreductase — translation MTQDATQDALLRLLSEGHGGVLITLKRDGRPQLSNVRHAYYPDERIIRVSLTDDRAKTRNLRRDPRASYHVTTSDRWAYTVAEGTADLTPVADDPHDDTVEELVRLYRDVQGEHPDWDDYRAAMVRDRRLVLRLRVERAYGIPARTARD, via the coding sequence ATGACTCAGGACGCGACGCAGGACGCACTGCTCCGGCTGCTCTCGGAGGGCCACGGCGGGGTGCTGATCACCCTCAAGCGCGACGGCCGGCCCCAGCTGTCGAACGTCAGGCACGCCTACTACCCCGACGAGCGGATCATCCGGGTCTCGCTCACCGACGACCGCGCCAAGACCCGCAACCTGCGCCGTGACCCCCGCGCCTCGTACCACGTGACGACGTCGGACCGGTGGGCGTACACGGTCGCCGAGGGCACGGCCGACCTCACCCCCGTGGCGGACGACCCGCACGACGACACGGTCGAGGAACTCGTCCGCCTGTACCGGGACGTCCAGGGCGAACACCCCGACTGGGACGACTACCGCGCGGCGATGGTCCGGGACCGGCGGCTGGTGCTGCGGTTGCGGGTGGAGCGGGCCTACGGGATTCCGGCCCGGACGGCTCGCGACTGA
- a CDS encoding 6-carboxytetrahydropterin synthase: protein MFSITVRDHIMIAHSFSGEVFGPAQRLHGATFLVDATFRREQLDDDNIVVDIGLATQELGAVVSELNYRNLDNEPDFAGINTSTEFLAKVIADRLAERIEKGALGEGAKGLAGLTVTLHESHVAWASYERAL, encoded by the coding sequence TTGTTCAGCATCACCGTCCGCGATCACATCATGATCGCCCACAGCTTCAGCGGCGAGGTCTTCGGCCCCGCGCAGCGTCTGCACGGAGCGACGTTCCTGGTGGACGCCACGTTCCGGCGCGAACAGCTGGACGACGACAACATCGTCGTCGACATCGGACTGGCCACCCAGGAACTCGGTGCCGTCGTCAGCGAGTTGAACTACCGCAACCTCGACAACGAACCCGACTTCGCCGGGATCAACACCTCGACGGAGTTCCTGGCGAAGGTCATCGCCGACCGGCTCGCCGAGCGCATCGAGAAGGGCGCTCTCGGCGAGGGCGCCAAGGGCCTCGCGGGCCTGACCGTCACGCTGCACGAGTCGCATGTCGCCTGGGCGAGTTACGAGCGTGCGCTGTGA